The sequence below is a genomic window from Pirellulales bacterium.
CAGTTCAACACCGTCGTCTACGAAGAATACGACCTGTATCGTGGCCAGGAGCGGCGCGATTTGATCCTGCTGCACCCGCACGACGTGGCCCGGCTCAAACTCGAGCCCGAGTCGCGCGTGACGGTCTGCAGCGCCGTGGGCCGGATGCCGGACATCCTGGTCCGGGCTTGGGACAAGATCAAGCCGGGCAACGCGCTGATGTATTACCCTGAAGCGAACGTGCTGGTTCCGAAGGACATCGATCCGGCGTCGCGCACGCCGGCCTATAAGAACGTGGCGATCTGGATCGAAGCCCCGGTCGACACGGCGGCCGCAAACGGGCAGCATCGCGGCACGAGCGACACGGCATCGCCGGCCGCTCACGGCCCGCCCGCGGCGCGGATTCAAGCGGCCTGCTGATCGCCGCAGCGATCAATAGTCGTCCTCATCGAGCAGCGCTTCGGCGAAGATCGCGGTTCCGTAAATGGACGTGGCGAAGAATCCGTCATTGCCGCCGTGCTTGCTCTTATCTTCGGTGGAACGCGTGCGGCGACCGTGTGGTGACATCAACACGCAAAACACCAGATAGTCGACCGTTTCCTGCAAGAACCGCACGTGACCATCGGCAAACGTCACGGTCACGCCGTGCGGATGGTAGCTCGAAGGCCGCGCATAGGGCCAATAATTCTGATGAAAGCAAGGCTTCGGGCTCGGAGCGTGCGTCGCCGCCCCGCCGGGGTCTTGATTGATGGCCAACAGCGGCTGGCTGAGATGCTCCCAAAACCCACAACCCGCGCAAGGAATGCATTCGTCCACACAACACATCGGTTGCGCCTTGCCGCCGGCCGCGGTGGCTTGCCAATAGAACCCGACGCTGTCCTCCAGCACGTCGGTCCATTGCCCAGAGTCGACGTTCTCGCACAACAAGAGCGTGTTCGTCACGCCGTCGACGATGTCAGCTGGACGCACGTGGGTGATCGGTTCGTCGGTCGGCTCGTAAAGGCCGGCCGAGTTTGGACCCGCATAGGGAAACTGAAAATGAAAGATCCCGTTTGCGGCCCAATCGCGCGGGACATCCATTGGCCCCGCCATCATCTCGGGCGGACTGTCGGGGCTGGGCTTGAAAACAGCCTCGGCTCGTTCGTGGCGCCGATCGCGCAGCCCGGTGTTGGCAACATAGCTCAGTGAAGCTTTCGGGCCCAATCCTTCACGGCCCGGCTCGCTCGCCAGGATGTCGCTGGGACAAACCGTCACGCTGAGGTATTGATCCGGCAATACGCCGGGGCCGTACTCCGGCAGCCCTGGATCAGCCGGCACCTGCCCGTTGTACCGTTCGGCAAGATCGCGCCGCTCTAAGAACGGCAGCAGACAAAACACCCAACTGATCGGCCGCGTGGCCGCCTGATTCTCTCCCAGGGCCTGCGGCATGACATAGCCGGGATATTCCCCATGAATCCCCATGTATTGCACGATCGCCAGTCCCAGCTGGCGCTGGTGATTGGCACACGTGTTCTGGCGCGCCGTCTCGCGCGCGGCGTTGACTGCAGGCAGCAACAGGGAAATCAACATGCCGATGATGCTGATGACCACCAACAGCTCGACCAGCGTGAAGCCGGATTGAACCGGCGAAGACCCGCGCGCGCAGCGGCGCGCTCGCATGCTCAGACGCATCGCACACCTCCCCTGGATTGCAGTGTTCGGCTCGTTTTCGAGCCAACCTGTGCGTGCGCGTCGAGCCCGTTGCCTAGCTTCTCTGTTTCGGATCCGGCGCGCGTTGCCGAAAATTGATTGAATCAATTTGGCAAAGCGTAGTCAACGAAAATTCGTCCGATCAGATGACCGACGTGCTTCGCTGTTTAGCGCATTACACAATCTGCCTGCGCGATCAATCGCCGGTCGTCGGGTCGATGATCGCTCGCACTTCCGAGATGCGGTTGGCCGGGAAGCCGCCTTCGCGCGCGTGTCGCTCAACGAGATCCTG
It includes:
- a CDS encoding DUF1559 domain-containing protein, producing MRLSMRARRCARGSSPVQSGFTLVELLVVISIIGMLISLLLPAVNAARETARQNTCANHQRQLGLAIVQYMGIHGEYPGYVMPQALGENQAATRPISWVFCLLPFLERRDLAERYNGQVPADPGLPEYGPGVLPDQYLSVTVCPSDILASEPGREGLGPKASLSYVANTGLRDRRHERAEAVFKPSPDSPPEMMAGPMDVPRDWAANGIFHFQFPYAGPNSAGLYEPTDEPITHVRPADIVDGVTNTLLLCENVDSGQWTDVLEDSVGFYWQATAAGGKAQPMCCVDECIPCAGCGFWEHLSQPLLAINQDPGGAATHAPSPKPCFHQNYWPYARPSSYHPHGVTVTFADGHVRFLQETVDYLVFCVLMSPHGRRTRSTEDKSKHGGNDGFFATSIYGTAIFAEALLDEDDY